A single region of the Salvia miltiorrhiza cultivar Shanhuang (shh) chromosome 8, IMPLAD_Smil_shh, whole genome shotgun sequence genome encodes:
- the LOC131000951 gene encoding probable LRR receptor-like serine/threonine-protein kinase At2g16250 → MVDRWSRVGLIFVASFFFLFVHTLEQQLLVSRQERLALIQLRSSLGLKARYWPIKSDPCTSWAGIQCINGRVTGINISGFRRTRRGSRNPQFSVDALRNLTLLSSFNASNFALVGSIPDWFGLQLPSLQVLDLRSCFINGAIPLTLGNLSSVIGLYLSDNNLTSVVPPSLGQLVGLSMLDLSRNLLTGSIPPTFGDLGNLTLLDLSSNFLSGAIPAGIATLSRLQFLNLSGNSLSSSIPAQLGNLSGLVELDLGFNSLSGPVPVDLRGLKSLRRMVLGNNFLSGSLPGDLFSSLTQLQFVVLSHNGFSGELPVVLWSMPSLLFLDVSVNNFTGLLPNVSSAAKATAALFNVSLNLLYGPLTPVIGMFNFTDLAGNYFEGPVPIYARGNTFLSRNCLQNVSDQRVATDCASFYADRNLSFDNFGEPKTTQPKASPESKNKSHKSVTILASVLGGVGLLAVVILIVVLLIICKRKRVTTNQRSNGVGPVPAGGSSPPPGVLVNFSTLGDAFTYQQILQAASEFSDANLVKHGHSGDLFSGKLEGGIPVIIKKIDLQSSVKRETYMSELEIFSKVSHPRLVPLLGHCLENENEKFLVYKRMPNGDLSSSLFKKRKPDDDSLQSLDWITRLKIAIGTAEGLSYLHQECTPPLVHRDVQASSILLDDKYEVRLGSLSEVCAQEGEFHQNRITRLLRFPQTSDQGASGSGTPNAACAYDVYCFGKVLLELVTGKLGLSSSTNTTTKEWLEATLPYISIYDKELVTNIVDPSLIIDEDLLEEVWAMAIVARSCLNPKPTRRPLMRYVLKALENPLKVVREEHAASARLRTTSSRGSWNAALFGSWRQSSSDVAAAPAAAAMSHKAEGGNSFKQSGTTGSTGSGRIGSSSNRRHSKEIFPEPVDVERGGGN, encoded by the exons ATGGTGGATCGGTGGAGCAGGGTAGGTTTAATTTTTGTagcttcatttttctttctgttTGTGCATACATTGGAGCAGCAATTGCTGGTGTCAAGGCAAGAGAGATTGGCTTTGATTCAACTGAGATCTTCGTTAGGGTTGAAAGCGAGGTATTGGCCTATTAAATCCGACCCGTGCACTTCATGGGCGGGTATACAATGCATCAATGGCAGGGTTACAGGAATCAATATATCAGGGTTCAGGAGAACTCGGAGGGGAAGTCGAAATCCTCAATTTTCAGTGGATGCACTCCGGAATTTGACCCTGTTATCCTCATTCAACGCCTCGAATTTTGCGTTGGTGGGGTCGATTCCCGACTGGTTCGGGTTGCAGCTGCCTTCACTCCAAGTGCTTGATCTTAGGTCTTGTTTTATCAATGGTGCTATTCCATTGACTCTTGGCAATTTGAGCAGTGTAATCGGATTGTATTTGTCTGATAACAATCTTACAAGCGTGGTTCCGCCTAGTTTAGGCCAGTTGGTTGGGCTTTCTATGCTTGATCTTTCGCGGAATCTCCTCACTGGGTCCATTCCACCTACATTTGGTGATCTTGGAAACCTCACTTTGCTGGATTTGTCTTCAAATTTTTTATCTGGAGCAATACCCGCTGGCATTGCTACTTTGTCAAGGTTGCAGTTCTTGAATCTTTCAGGAAACAGCTTGTCGTCTTCCATACCTGCTCAACTCGGTAATCTTTCTGGTCTGGTTGAGCTTGATCTTGGATTTAACTCTCTGTCAGGGCCAGTACCTGTGGATTTGAGAGGGTTGAAAAGTTTGCGACGTATGGTGCTTGGGAACAATTTTCTTTCAGGATCGCTGCCTGGTGATCTGTTTTCTTCTTTGACTCAGTTGCAGTTTGTCGTATTGAGTCATAATGGTTTTAGTGGGGAACTTCCGGTTGTGCTGTGGTCAATGCCCTCATTGCTGTTCCTTGATGTGTCTGTGAACAACTTTACTGGTTTGCTGCCCAATGTGAGCTCCGCCGCTAAGGCCACTGCTGCCTTATTTAATGTTTCTCTGAATTTATTGTACGGACCTCTTACACCTGTAATTGGAATGTTTAATTTCACTGACTTGGCGGGCAATTATTTTGAGGGTCCAGTTCCTATCTATGCACGCGGCAACACATTTCTTAGTAGGAACTGCCTCCAAAATGTGTCTGATCAGAGGGTTGCAACAGATTGTGCCTCATTCTATGCGGATAGGAACCTGTCATTCGATAATTTTGGAGAGCCTAAGACCACTCAACCTAAAGCTTCTCCAGAGTCCAAAAATAAGAGCCACAAGTCAGTTACCATTTTAGCTTCTGTTTTGGGAGGTGTTGGGCTTCTTGCGGTTGTGATATTGATTGTTGTACTGCTGATCATATGCAAGCGAAAGAGGGTGACAACAAATCAAAGGAGTAATGGCGTGGGGCCTGTTCCAGCTGGTGGAAGTTCACCACCCCCGGGAGTCTTAGTGAACTTTTCAACTCTGGGAGATGCATTTACATACCAACAGATCCTTCAAGCTGCTAGTGAATTCAGTGACGCAAATCTTGTCAAGCACGGTCATTCTGGTGATCTCTTTTCCGGGAAACTTGAAGGTGGAATCCCTGTAATTATTAAGAAGATAGATTTGCAGTCATCAGTCAAAAGGGAAACATACATGTCAGAGTTGGAAATTTTCAGCAAGGTTTCCCATCCTAGGCTGGTCCCTCTCTTGGGGCATTGTTTGgagaatgagaatgagaagTTTCTTGTTTACAAACGCATGCCAAATGGAGACCTGTCCAGttctttgttcaagaaaaggaAACCAGATGATGACAGTTTACAGTCATTGGACTGGATAACCAGACTTAAAATTGCAATAGGAACTGCTGAAGGTCTATCTTACTTACATCAAGAATGTACTCCGCCACTTGTTCACAG GGATGTTCAAGCCAGCAGCATCCTGCTTGATGATAAATATGAAGTACGGTTAGGAAGCTTGAGTGAGGTTTGTGCTCAAGAAGGAGAGTTTCACCAAAATAGGATCACAAGATTGCTACGGTTCCCGCA GACTTCGGACCAAGGTGCTTCAGGTTCAG GTACGCCTAATGCAGCGTGTGCCTATGATGTGTACTGCTTTGGGAAGGTATTGCTCGAGCTCGTGACTGGTAAACTGGGCTTGAGTTCATCCACCAACACCACCACGAAGGAGTGGCTGGAAGCAACATTACCGTACATTAGTATATACGACAAGGAGCTAGTCACAAACATTGTGGACCCTTCATTAATCATTGATGAGGATCTCCTGGAAGAAGTATGGGCAATGGCAATTGTCGCGAGGTCTTGCCTCAATCCGAAGCCGACAAGGCGTCCCCTGATGCGCTACGTCCTTAAAGCGTTGGAAAATCCTCTCAAGGTAGTAAGAGAAGAGCACGCTGCTTCTGCAAGGCTCAGAACCACATCCTCTAGAGGGTCATGGAATGCTGCTCTATTTGGGAGCTGGCGGCAGAGTTCTTCAGATGTGGCAGCTGCACCAGCAGCAGCCGCCATGTCCCATAAAGCTGAAGGCGGCAACAGTTTCAAGCAGTCAGGAACAACGGGGTCTACAGGGAGCGGGCGGATTGGTTCGTCCTCAAACAGACGGCATTCGAAGGAGATCTTCCCCGAACCCGTGGATGTAGAGAGAGGAGGCGGGAATTAA